A DNA window from Camelina sativa cultivar DH55 chromosome 17, Cs, whole genome shotgun sequence contains the following coding sequences:
- the LOC104759097 gene encoding 4-hydroxyphenylpyruvate dioxygenase-like, whose amino-acid sequence MFRMNIANLLYVLPFPRFGHPIGVCHLFSSIEDYCKEAHSSSVQFDASKNDLESLTHYGQMDMEIYAIDKVSLLVIPYFCTNVARRFSWGLGMRFSAKSDLSTGNMVHASYLLTSGDLRFLFTAPYSPSLTAGEIKPTATASIPSFDHVSSRSFFSSHGLGVRAVAIEVEDAESAFSVSVSNGAIPSSPPMVLDGGAVTIAEVKLYGDVVLRYVSYKEDKSEFLPGFEPVEDTSSFPVDYGLRRLDHAVGNVPELGPALTYIAGFTGFHQFAEFTADDVGTAESGLNSAVLASNDEMVLLPINEPVHGTKRKSQIQTYLEHNEGAGLQHLALMSEDIFRTLREMRKRSSVGGFDFMPSPPPTYYQNLKKRVGDVLSDEQIKECEELGILVDRDDQGTLLQIFTKPLGDRPTIFIEIIQRVGCMMKDDEGKAYQSGGCGDFGKGNFSELFKSIEEYEKTLEAKQLVG is encoded by the exons ATGTTCAGAATGAATATAGCGAACCTCTTGTATGTTCTTCCTTTTCCTAGGTTTGGACACCCAATT GGAGTTTGTCATCTTTTTTCAAGCATTGAAGATTATTGCAAAGAAGCTCATTCAAGCTCTGTTCAGTTTGATGCATCTAAGAATGATCTGGAATCATTAACACATTATGGTCAGATGGATATGGAGATTTATGCCATTGATAAA GTATCACTTCTGGTAATCCCGTACTTTTGCACCAACGTTGCTCGTCGCTTCTCATGGGGTCTCGGGATGAGATTCTCCGCCAAATCCGATCTATCCACCGGGAACATGGTTCACGCCTCTTACCTACTCACCTCCGGCGACCTCAGATTCCTTTTCACTGCTCCTTACTCTCCGTCTCTCACCGCCGGAGAAATTAAACCGACCGCTACAGCTTCCATCCCAAGCTTCGATCACGTCTCTTCCCGCTCCTTCTTCTCTTCGCATGGTCTCGGCGTAAGAGCTGTTGCGATTGAAGTAGAAGACGCTGAGTCAGCTTTCTCCGTAAGTGTCTCTAACGGCGCTATTCCTTCGTCGCCTCCTATGGTCCTCGATGGAGGAGCCGTTACGATCGCTGAGGTTAAACTATACGGCGATGTCGTTCTCAGATATGTCAGTTACAAAGAGGATAAATCCGAATTCTTGCCAGGATTTGAGCCTGTGGAGGATACGTCGTCGTTTCCAGTGGATTACGGTTTACGGCGGCTTGACCACGCCGTGGGAAACGTTCCAGAGCTTGGTCCAGCTTTGACTTACATTGCAGGGTTCACTGGCTTTCACCAATTCGCTGAGTTCACAGCAGACGATGTTGGAACAGCAGAGAGCGGTTTAAACTCAGCTGTGCTAGCTAGCAATGATGAAATGGTTCTTCTACCGATTAACGAGCCGGTTCACGGGACCAAGAGGAAGAGTCAGATTCAGACTTATCTGGAACACAACGAAGGAGCAGGGCTACAGCATCTGGCTTTAATGAGTGAAGACATATTCAGGACTCTGAGagagatgaggaagagaagCAGCGTTGGAGGATTTGACTTCATGCCTTCTCCTCCGCCTACTTACTACCAGAATCTGAAGAAACGTGTTGGCGATGTGCTCAGCGACGAACAGATCAAGGAGTGTGAGGAATTAGGGATCCTTGTGGATAGAGATGATCAAGGGACGTTGCTTCAAATCTTCACGAAACCACTTGGTGACAG GCCGACgatatttatagagattatcCAGAGAGTAGGATGCATGATGAAAGACGATGAAGGGAAGGCTTACCAGAGTGGAGGATGTGGTGACTTTGGTAAAGGCAACTTCTCTGAGCTCTTCAAGTCCATTGAAGAGTACGAGAAGACTCTTGAAGCCAAACAGCTTGTGGGATGA
- the LOC104754815 gene encoding uncharacterized protein LOC104754815 has protein sequence MEKPAKEAAAAPVSLYWDIKRFPVPEGYDARRVGPSIKRNLRKLGYSGPVTIIAIGVLTEVPLDILESLYSTGITFKNVGCTPRDAMSLFIVKNGTVPAPDNMMFLSAPPNCFQPFYYTDVEKLRKKGHYTSLLFARNSQEQKCLWEDNLLLADPGVLEGAKCGETGKPSFWDCDVCHGLRGYGFENFLTHLSTQQHKQLFSRWNTYATFDSHSKSHSKSDSGVEAPKSIVRRTILSKSRGLFSRTMLQLGLTTESNHKKSRLTTESNYKKTTESNYKKSRLTTESNYKQTTESNYKKGRLTTESNYKKRRVALGLLPKVTNDKEE, from the exons ATGGAGAAGCCTGCGAAGGAGGCAGCTGCGGCCCCAGTATCTTTATATTGGGACATAAAGAGGTTTCCGGTCCCCGAAGGCTATGATGCTCGTCGTGTGGGTCCGAGTATCAAACGGAATTTGAGGAAGTTAGGCTACAGTGGTCCTGTCACCATCATTGCCATTGGCGTACTAACAGAGGTCCCCCTTGACATCCTTGAATCCCTCTATTCTACTGGGATCACTTTTAAGAACGTGGGCTGCACTCCCAGAGACGCTATGAGTCTATTCATTGTCAAAAATGGTACTGTTCCAGCCCCCGATAATATGATGTTCCTATCCGCTCCACCAAACTGCTTTCAGCCATTCTACTATACGGATGTTGAAAAGTTACGTAAGAAGGGACACTACACTAGTTTACTGTTTGCACGTAATTCTCAAGAACAAAAGTGCCTCTGGGAAGATAACTTGCTTCTGGCAG ATCCAGGGGTACTCGAGGGGGCAAAGTGCGGTGAAACCGGTAAACCTTCCTTTTGGGATTGCGATGTGTGCCATGGTCTTCGTGGCTACGGCTTTGAAAATTTTCTCACCCATCTTTCTACTCAGCAACATAAACAATTG TTTTCCCGCTGGAATACATATGCCACCTTTGACTCTCACTCGAAATCACACTCGAAATCTGACTCTGGCGTGGAGGCTCCTAAAAGCATAGTGCGCAGGACAATATTGAGTAAAAGTCGAGGTCTTTTTTCCCGGACAATGCTACAATTAGG GCTTACTACCGAAAGTAACCACAAGAAGAGTAGGCTTACTACCGAAAGTAACTACAAGAAGACTACCGAAAGTAACTACAAGAAGAGTAGGCTTACTACCGAAAGTAACTACAAGCAGACTACCGAAAGTAACTACAAGAAGGGGAGGCTTACTACCGAAAGTAACTACAAGAAGCGTAGAGTAGCCTTAGGCTTACTACCGAAAGTAACTAACGACAAGGAAGAGTAG
- the LOC104754816 gene encoding anaphase-promoting complex subunit 5-like: MAGLTRTAGAFAVTPHKISVCILLQIYAPSAQMSLPFPFSSVSQHNRLGLYLLSLTKSCDDIFEPKLEELINQLRDVGEEMDAWLTDHLTNRFSSLASPDDLSNFFNDMRGILGSPDSGVVQDDQIILDPNSNLGMFVRRCILAFNLLSF, encoded by the exons ATGGCCGGATTAACGAGAACAGCCGGTGCTTTTGCGGTAACTCCACACAAGATCTCCGTTTGCATTCTCCTGCAGATATACGCTCCGTCGGCTCAGATGTCTCTCCCTTTCCCTTTCTCTTCCGTTTCTCAGCACAACCGTCTCGGCCTCTACTTGCTCTCTCTCACTAAG TCTTGCGATGATATATTTGAGCCGAAGCTGGAAGAGCTTATTAATCAGCTGAGGGATGTTGGTGAAGAGATGGATGCGTGGCTTACTGACCATTTAACCAATAGATTCTCTTCTTTGGCTTCACCTGATGACCTATCGAATTTCTTTAATGACATGCGAG GAATACTTGGGAGCCCTGATTCAGGAGTTGTGCAAGACGATCAGATTATTTTGGATCCCAACAGCAACTTGGGAATGTTTGTTCGTCGTTGCATTTTGGCATTTAACCTCTTATCGTTCTGA